The following proteins are co-located in the Solanum pennellii chromosome 8, SPENNV200 genome:
- the LOC107027079 gene encoding histidine decarboxylase-like, which produces MGSLTLEMDFESSPMTPRSLAAMTPRSLARRRLFPNVDNKKQKVEQSGAGPRKNLQLEVMEPSLNNNGPSLDTILVNYLDTLTQRVNYHLGYPVNICYDHYASLAPLLQFHLNNCGDPFLQNTVDFHSKDFEVAVLNWFAKLWEIEKDQYWGYVTNGGTEGNLHGILLGRELLPEGILYASKDSHYSVFKAARMYRMDSETINTSVNGEMDYSDLRAKLLQNKDKPAIINVTIGTTFKGAIDDLDVILETLKECGYSQDRFYIHCDAALCGLMTPFVNNMISFKKPIGSVTISGHKFLGCPMPCGVQITRKSYINNLSTNVEYIASVDATISGSRNGLTPIFLWYSLSAKGQIGLQKDVKRCLDNAKYLKDGLQKEGISVMLNELSIIVVLERPRDHEFVRRWQLSCVKDMAHVIVMPGITREMLDNFVSELVQQRKQWYRDGKAEAPCVGEDIGAQNCACSYHKIDYIFSS; this is translated from the exons ATGGGTAGCCTCACACTTGAAATG GATTTTGAGTCATCACCTATGACACCCAGAAGTTTAGCAGCGATGACACCCAGAAGTTTAGCACGACGAAGATTGTTTCCGAATGTGGACAACAAAAAACAGAAGGTGGAACAATCAGGCGCAGGCCCAAGGAAAAACTTACAACTTGAAGTCATGGAACCTTCTTTGAACAATAATGGTCCTTCTTTGGACACTATATTGGTCAATTATTTGGACACACTTACCCAACGAGTCAATTATCATTTAGGTTATCCAGTCAACATATGTTATGATCACTATGCATCTTTAGCACCACTTTTGCAGTTTCACCTAAACAATTGTGGTGATCCTTTCCTTCAAAACACTGTCGATTTCCATTCTAAAGACTTCGAAGTAGCTGTTTTGAATTGGTTTGCAAAACTATGGGAAATTGAAAAGGATCAATATTGGGGATATGTTACCAATGGTGGCACCGAAGGCAATCTCCATGGTATTTTGTTAGG GAGAGAGTTACTTCCTGAAGGAATATTATATGCATCAAAAGACTCTCACTACTCAGTCTTCAAAGCTGCAAGAATGTACAGAATGGATTCAGAAACAATCAACACATCAGTAAATGGAGAGATGGATTATTCAGATTTAAGAGCAAAGTTACTTCAAAATAAGGACAAACCAGCTATTATAAATGTCACAATTG GAACTACGTTCAAAGGAGCTATCGATGATCTTGATGTTATTCTTGAAACACTCAAAGAATGTGGCTATTCACAAGATAGGTTTTACATCCACTGTGATGCAGCACTATGTGGTCTTATGACCCCTTTTGTAAACAAT ATGATTAGTTTCAAGAAGCCAATTGGAAGTGTCACAATTTCTGGTCACAAGTTCCTAGGATGCCCAATGCCTTGTGGTGTCCAAATAACAAGAAAAAGCTACATCAATAATCTCTCAACCAATGTGGAATACATTGCTTCTGTCGATGCCACTATTTCTGGTAGTCGTAACGGTTTAACTCCAATTTTCTTATGGTATAGCTTGAGCGCTAAAGGTCAAATCGGCCTTCAAAAGGATGTTAAAAGATGTCTCGACAATGCTAAATATTTGAAAGATGGTCTTCAAAAAGAAGGGATAAGTGTCATGTTAAATGAGCTTAGCATCATAGTTGTACTTGAAAGGCCTCGTGACCATGAATTTGTGCGTCGTTGGCAACTTTCATGCGTCAAGGATATGGCACATGTTATTGTTATGCCAGGCATCACCCGAGAAATGCTTGACAATTTCGTCAGTGAACTAGTTCAACAAAGAAAACAATGGTACCGAGATGGAAAAGCAGAGGCTCCTTGTGTTGGAGAGGATATTGGTGCTCAAAATTGTGCATGCTCTTATCATAAGATTGACTACATTTTTAGTTCTTAG